The Deinococcus sonorensis KR-87 genome includes a window with the following:
- a CDS encoding LptA/OstA family protein: MRQSRPTTSRTGAGPWLLAPLLLGLALAQGTPAASPSTPAPAAVPSTPSAPSDAPAADEGSSVQLTRTAKDGKTHIIRVVRTGSSDETGIFANCGPQDNDPPETPTISVFSESGAGGIRVSIDKNVIVAPLAVVTQQEGGDGHIEMSAGTARYLDEAPDGKTDQLSRCEVEATPKVAADTVHVAQGKTALEGSRLVYDESDGVARIDGPITFSRQNTDSTLSGTSERIEVNVDNETTTLVGGVVLKDGARTSRAERVEYDDAANVAILRGSKEQPASSATSDQTLTASVIRYNLDTGSVVALGPVSGEFQDGESGSGAGPAVTPSTPSAP, encoded by the coding sequence GGGCCGTGGCTGCTGGCGCCGCTGCTGCTGGGGCTGGCACTGGCGCAGGGCACGCCGGCCGCGTCACCCTCCACGCCTGCCCCTGCCGCCGTGCCCAGCACTCCGTCTGCCCCCAGCGACGCGCCGGCCGCAGATGAGGGTTCCTCGGTCCAGCTGACCCGCACTGCCAAGGACGGCAAGACGCACATCATTCGGGTGGTGCGGACCGGCAGCAGCGACGAGACCGGCATCTTTGCCAACTGCGGCCCGCAGGACAACGACCCGCCTGAAACGCCCACCATCTCGGTGTTCAGCGAGAGCGGGGCGGGCGGCATCCGGGTCAGCATCGACAAGAACGTGATCGTGGCTCCGCTGGCGGTGGTCACGCAGCAGGAGGGCGGCGACGGCCACATCGAGATGAGCGCCGGCACCGCCCGCTATCTGGACGAGGCCCCGGACGGCAAGACGGATCAGTTGAGCCGCTGCGAGGTGGAGGCCACCCCCAAGGTCGCCGCCGACACGGTGCATGTGGCCCAGGGCAAGACCGCCCTGGAGGGCAGCCGGCTGGTGTATGACGAGTCGGACGGCGTGGCCCGCATCGACGGCCCCATCACCTTCTCACGCCAGAACACGGACAGCACCCTGAGCGGCACCAGCGAACGCATTGAGGTCAACGTGGACAACGAGACCACCACGCTGGTCGGCGGGGTGGTGCTTAAGGACGGCGCCCGCACCAGCCGCGCCGAGCGGGTGGAGTACGACGACGCGGCCAACGTGGCGATCCTGCGTGGGAGCAAGGAGCAGCCGGCCAGCTCCGCCACCAGCGACCAGACGCTCACGGCCAGCGTGATCCGCTACAACCTGGACACCGGTTCGGTGGTGGCGCTGGGGCCGGTATCGGGCGAGTTCCAGGACGGCGAGAGCGGCAGTGGAGCCGGACCCGCCGTCACCCCTTCCACGCCGTCTGCCCCCTAA